In one Solanum lycopersicum chromosome 11, SLM_r2.1 genomic region, the following are encoded:
- the LOC101256838 gene encoding early nodulin-like protein 18: MEQTIFNNRSLSCLVLLLILISFSTSVDAYKNYTVGDSLGWFDNLEKPLVNYDKWIANKKFSLGDFLIFNTDNNHSVTQTYNFTTYKNCDYNNALDNDTMQWVSADPSSTSIFPVTVAVPLLKVGPTYFFSSDYDGEQCENGQHFKINVTYGQGLPRDLKDPSDDDSMAPISPISGDEESAPDTIVPSSFDHPRDVSTDDSPEPSNSISLSMFSKVLGIQLNWVFVMLALVFGIC, from the exons ATGGAACAAACTATTTTCAACAATAGATCACTTTCATGTCtagttcttcttcttattttgatTTCCTTTTCAACATCAGTTGATGCTTACAAAAATTACACTGTGGGTGATTCTTTAGGTTGGTTTGATAATCTTGAAAAACCTCTTGTTAACTATGACAAATGGATTGCTAACAAAAAATTCAGCCTTGGTGATTTTCTAA TATTTAATACAGACAATAACCATTCAGTCACTCAAACTTACAACTTTACAACATACAAAAATTGTGACTACAACAATGCCTTAGACAATGATACCATGCAATGGGTATCTGCAGATCCAtcttcaacttcaatttttccAGTTACAGTAGCAGTGCCACTATTAAAAGTTGGGCCAACATATTTTTTCTCTAGCGATTACGATGGTGAACAGTGTGAAAACGgtcaacattttaaaattaacgtTACATATGGTCAAGGATTGCCTCGAGACCTTAAGGATCCGTCTGACGATGACTCAATGGCTCCGATTAGTCCGATTTCTGGTGATGAAGAATCAGCACCGGATACGATTGTTCCTTCCTCGTTCGATCATCCACGTGATGTGAGTACTGATGATAGTCCTGAACCTTCAAATTCGATTTCATTATCGATGTTTTCTAAGGTTCTAGGTATTCAATTGAATTGGGTATTCGTTATGCTTGCGTTAGTTTTTGGTATTTGTTGA